From a single Sphingopyxis sp. DBS4 genomic region:
- a CDS encoding nucleotidyl transferase AbiEii/AbiGii toxin family protein has protein sequence MPEKRPSEWPVLFDLAIGILKHFDEKNGFSPQWSFGGGTALMLQIDHRESHDIDLFLDDPQYLPFLNPETQGIKLDQAPDSYQAGADVLKLAYENLGEIDFICCDNILPDPTTATDVRGHAVALETPAEIIAKKVFYRGWSFQPRDMFDLAAVSEHFGSEYVVSALKQCPLDKCKNALEVIDKTNPAYVEGIIGQLMLRDQTRGLVARSREISRNLIELAITN, from the coding sequence GTGCCCGAGAAGCGGCCAAGCGAATGGCCGGTCCTCTTCGATCTCGCCATCGGCATCCTGAAGCATTTCGACGAAAAAAATGGTTTTTCGCCCCAATGGAGCTTCGGCGGCGGGACTGCCCTGATGTTGCAGATCGATCATCGCGAGAGCCACGATATCGATCTGTTTCTGGACGATCCGCAATATCTACCGTTCTTGAATCCCGAGACGCAGGGTATCAAGCTCGACCAAGCTCCCGATAGCTACCAAGCCGGCGCGGACGTCCTGAAGCTCGCATATGAGAATTTGGGCGAAATCGACTTCATTTGCTGCGATAATATCCTTCCAGACCCGACCACAGCGACCGATGTACGAGGGCATGCAGTAGCTTTGGAGACGCCAGCGGAAATCATCGCCAAGAAGGTATTCTATCGCGGCTGGAGCTTCCAACCTCGTGATATGTTCGATCTAGCCGCTGTTTCCGAGCATTTCGGGTCGGAATATGTGGTGTCTGCCCTCAAGCAATGCCCGCTCGACAAATGCAAAAACGCGCTGGAAGTTATCGATAAAACCAATCCGGCCTATGTCGAAGGCATTATCGGCCAACTTATGCTTCGTGACCAAACACGCGGCCTCGTCGCCCGCTCAAGAGAAATCAGCCGCAACCTCATTGAACTCGCGATCACCAACTAA
- a CDS encoding conjugal transfer protein TraG N-terminal domain-containing protein, with product MIEVFTVGGGEYLVNVFNAVASWAGSGGYRGLIRVVMVMAFTWALLVTAWNMDPRALLKWFMQATLMYMVILVPTISVKVTDRTNPGVTAAVVDNVPIGLGLIAGFTSQIGDYLTRAAETVFAMPQVLNYSTGGMIYGAKLLDATQGLRIDDPVYATNLNEHFKQCVFYDILLGRKTYDDILKSPDLLTAMGPGSVALSQQYIYPDGTSGIVTCETAYNFIRNGWNGYYAVAAPKIASQFFPGIPVAQASTRLNNDMSGMNAAGMGSSSGQLIRQAMFINALTEARDSFANGSAQGAIDAFAQTRADIQTRNTYSTIASGAMKWVPLLNIVLTVVFYSLFPILFLLMLLPTNGMTVAKGYITGFFYLAAWGPLFVILNMIFMSRWQDSLASWGASGGMTAANFSGISAVNQDVGALAGYMIMSVPFIAAGMAKGAMAIASHSASFLSPSQNAAEQAAAEATTGNYSYGNASLMNRQINTLSRDQYSTAPSFQTGAGSIQQRSGDGAFTRYNEDGTFAYDTSQGISNLGFAISASKDYGSQLQKGLSQGSSVVEQKRVAANDSWATTRTESARLFDTAQTSASATTEEGRALQSSIAQVQDLSAQWSNTLQTQFGMTKTEADKLARDTALTGSYGVDGSGTLKGRGPLSAQGSLRAGLNGKSTDTRNTEQGVSTQNSNTDALQWLERESNSEAARQARESFYRATTSSTDSQVRGLGQEVSQDLRHSQSLSEEASRAEDQYQRWSNEFSQFERDGYSLNKNLSQDFVRYAQTAMMDPQNRHLDQSYHPGLVNMTTTQAMTQDALLKQFMDDRVDQMHRDLGVVPDAPGATIAGPSFSTADDIRAIGAAGMADISSRGPAVDVSGSARDVGLENDVSGRLDGSVARLEEYGQGMRATLLGDRRQADSLGATAEARNDSWVIRTMPGVASALRALGLDSAAEAPLGGERVNLGGVASAAGLGIKSGTNLSSMDSSMAPALTAAAASAHALGLPQRVVTSARDSQHSRGSLHPEGKGVDLRGNDISVGQGRQWARDVRERLGPDYDVNFETFKDKPANNHLHIEHDPKPQRGRGRKR from the coding sequence ATGATCGAGGTCTTCACGGTTGGGGGCGGGGAGTATCTCGTCAACGTCTTCAACGCGGTCGCGTCGTGGGCTGGCTCCGGTGGCTACCGGGGCCTCATTCGCGTGGTGATGGTCATGGCCTTCACCTGGGCGCTCCTCGTCACGGCGTGGAACATGGATCCGCGCGCACTGCTAAAATGGTTCATGCAGGCGACCTTGATGTATATGGTCATCTTGGTGCCGACGATTTCGGTCAAGGTCACCGACCGCACCAACCCGGGTGTGACGGCCGCGGTCGTCGATAATGTTCCGATCGGACTCGGCCTGATCGCCGGCTTCACCAGCCAAATCGGCGATTATCTGACGCGCGCGGCCGAAACCGTATTCGCGATGCCCCAGGTCCTCAACTATTCGACTGGTGGCATGATCTATGGCGCGAAACTGCTCGACGCCACCCAGGGCCTTCGTATCGACGATCCGGTCTACGCGACCAACCTCAACGAGCATTTCAAGCAGTGCGTCTTTTATGACATCCTGCTCGGCCGCAAGACCTATGACGACATTCTGAAGTCTCCGGACCTGCTTACCGCCATGGGGCCGGGGTCGGTCGCGCTGTCGCAGCAATATATCTATCCCGACGGGACCTCCGGAATCGTCACTTGCGAAACGGCCTATAATTTCATTCGCAATGGCTGGAACGGCTATTACGCGGTCGCGGCACCCAAAATTGCGTCGCAGTTCTTCCCGGGCATACCTGTCGCGCAGGCCTCAACTCGGCTGAACAACGATATGAGCGGCATGAACGCTGCGGGTATGGGCTCAAGCAGCGGTCAGCTCATTCGGCAGGCGATGTTCATCAACGCCTTGACGGAAGCTCGAGACAGCTTTGCGAACGGTTCGGCGCAGGGGGCGATCGATGCGTTCGCTCAGACCCGCGCGGACATTCAGACGCGGAACACCTATTCTACGATCGCGTCGGGCGCGATGAAGTGGGTTCCCTTGCTGAACATCGTGTTGACTGTCGTGTTCTATTCGCTGTTCCCGATCCTTTTCCTGCTCATGCTGCTGCCGACAAACGGAATGACGGTTGCGAAAGGCTATATCACCGGCTTCTTCTACCTCGCCGCGTGGGGGCCGTTGTTCGTCATTCTGAACATGATCTTCATGTCGCGCTGGCAGGATTCCTTGGCGTCGTGGGGCGCGAGCGGCGGCATGACCGCTGCCAACTTCTCGGGCATCTCGGCCGTCAATCAGGATGTCGGCGCACTCGCCGGCTACATGATCATGTCCGTGCCCTTCATTGCTGCCGGCATGGCGAAGGGTGCGATGGCGATCGCATCGCATTCGGCGAGTTTTCTCTCGCCCAGCCAGAATGCGGCCGAACAGGCTGCGGCCGAAGCCACGACGGGCAATTATTCCTATGGCAACGCGTCTCTGATGAACCGTCAAATCAATACGCTCAGCCGCGATCAATATTCGACCGCGCCGAGCTTCCAAACCGGCGCCGGATCCATCCAGCAGCGCTCCGGCGACGGCGCGTTCACCCGGTATAACGAGGACGGCACTTTCGCCTATGATACTAGTCAGGGTATTTCGAACCTCGGCTTCGCGATTTCGGCGAGCAAGGATTATGGCTCGCAGCTGCAGAAGGGACTTAGCCAAGGTTCGAGCGTGGTGGAACAGAAGCGGGTCGCGGCAAACGATAGCTGGGCTACGACCCGAACAGAATCGGCGCGCCTCTTTGACACCGCGCAGACGTCAGCAAGTGCAACCACTGAAGAAGGCCGCGCGCTCCAGTCGTCAATTGCGCAGGTTCAGGACTTGTCGGCGCAATGGTCGAATACCTTGCAAACTCAGTTCGGTATGACCAAGACCGAGGCCGACAAACTTGCACGCGACACTGCGCTGACGGGCAGTTATGGGGTCGACGGAAGCGGCACCCTTAAGGGCAGAGGACCTCTCTCCGCTCAGGGCAGCTTACGCGCCGGGCTGAATGGAAAATCTACTGACACGCGAAATACCGAACAGGGCGTGTCGACGCAGAATTCCAATACGGATGCCTTGCAGTGGCTTGAGAGGGAATCCAATTCGGAAGCCGCTCGCCAAGCACGCGAGAGCTTCTATCGGGCTACTACGTCGTCAACCGACAGCCAGGTTCGTGGACTCGGTCAAGAAGTGTCACAGGATCTTCGCCATTCGCAAAGTCTCAGCGAGGAAGCTTCGCGCGCCGAAGATCAATACCAGCGTTGGTCGAACGAATTCTCGCAGTTCGAGCGCGACGGCTATTCGCTCAACAAGAATCTGAGCCAGGACTTCGTGCGCTATGCGCAAACGGCGATGATGGATCCGCAAAACCGCCATCTCGACCAGAGCTACCATCCTGGACTTGTCAACATGACGACAACTCAAGCGATGACGCAGGATGCCTTGCTGAAGCAGTTCATGGATGATCGCGTTGACCAAATGCACCGCGATCTCGGCGTCGTCCCCGATGCGCCGGGGGCGACAATCGCTGGCCCGTCGTTCTCCACAGCCGACGACATCCGTGCGATCGGTGCTGCCGGCATGGCCGACATCTCCTCGCGCGGTCCTGCAGTCGATGTTTCCGGTTCCGCGAGAGACGTCGGGCTCGAGAACGACGTCTCTGGCCGACTGGACGGGAGTGTTGCTCGGCTTGAAGAATATGGACAGGGCATGCGCGCAACTCTGCTCGGAGATCGCCGGCAAGCTGATAGCCTCGGTGCGACCGCAGAAGCTCGCAATGACAGCTGGGTTATCCGTACAATGCCTGGCGTGGCGTCTGCGCTTCGTGCGCTCGGCCTCGACAGCGCGGCAGAAGCGCCGCTCGGTGGAGAACGGGTCAACCTCGGAGGTGTTGCCTCGGCCGCGGGTCTCGGAATTAAGTCGGGGACCAATTTGAGTTCGATGGACTCGAGTATGGCGCCGGCATTGACCGCCGCGGCAGCTTCAGCCCACGCGCTTGGGCTGCCACAGCGCGTGGTGACTTCTGCGCGCGACAGCCAGCATTCTCGTGGCAGTCTTCACCCGGAAGGGAAAGGCGTCGATTTGCGCGGGAACGACATTAGTGTTGGCCAGGGGCGCCAGTGGGCTCGAGATGTCCGGGAGCGACTGGGCCCCGACTACGACGTCAATTTCGAGACGTTCAAGGACAAGCCGGCGAACAACCATCTTCACATTGAACACGATCCGAAGCCGCAGCGAGGTCGAGGACGGAAGCGCTAA
- a CDS encoding conjugal transfer protein TraH, translating to MTAITFIARIRVAVSRISIGVIALSVAAAPAQAGVGDEMSDFFNDMGASANATGATAYQGQSAGYYSLGSVWARFPQKSVYPANIQLPKVRAGCGGIDIFSGSFSFINMSEFVANLKAIANNAIGFAFKLAIDSISPQIGGVMDQLQDIANKVNQFNMQSCEAAAAAVGAVWPKVDAAEDRICQSIGTSAGRFSDWAKSRRGCGNGGERSSTINSNTDPSLAAMTPGPKNYAWDMIKQSPLESADRQMRELVMTLTGTIVVGKRPSDNDPLPIIYRGEGDPAILDALLDGDKAIDVLGCDETDKCLGPSKRTIPALGGTALRPRVAALIQSMSDKVRTNAALTTEEKNLLGIASIPLYKVVAVQAASGFNLSPGELNSLAEVTAIDLLNSIVQRMLDQVAAGQSNNSNQADSENLRQFNEQLARVRQRLFERESTVNQRVTRTFEIVDRAMMIESTLQTRMAPGMAASLNFSRALSAQGLRP from the coding sequence ATGACCGCAATCACATTCATCGCGCGGATCCGCGTGGCAGTCTCGCGCATCAGTATAGGCGTCATTGCCCTGTCGGTGGCGGCAGCGCCGGCACAGGCTGGCGTCGGCGACGAAATGAGCGACTTTTTCAACGATATGGGCGCTTCGGCGAACGCCACCGGTGCCACGGCCTATCAGGGCCAGTCAGCCGGCTATTATTCGCTGGGCTCGGTCTGGGCACGATTCCCGCAAAAGAGCGTTTACCCTGCGAACATCCAGCTCCCGAAGGTTCGCGCCGGCTGCGGCGGTATCGATATTTTCTCGGGCTCTTTTTCGTTCATCAATATGTCCGAGTTCGTCGCGAACCTGAAGGCGATCGCTAACAACGCGATCGGTTTCGCTTTCAAGCTCGCGATCGACAGCATCAGCCCGCAAATCGGGGGCGTCATGGACCAGCTCCAGGACATCGCCAACAAGGTGAACCAGTTCAACATGCAGAGCTGCGAGGCGGCCGCCGCGGCTGTCGGCGCCGTCTGGCCGAAGGTCGACGCGGCCGAAGATCGTATCTGTCAATCGATCGGCACGTCAGCCGGTCGGTTCTCTGACTGGGCGAAGTCGCGTCGTGGATGCGGCAACGGCGGTGAAAGATCGTCGACGATCAATTCCAACACCGATCCTTCGCTGGCAGCAATGACCCCCGGACCCAAGAATTATGCCTGGGACATGATCAAGCAATCTCCGCTGGAGAGTGCCGATCGTCAGATGCGCGAGTTGGTGATGACGCTGACCGGGACGATCGTCGTCGGCAAGCGGCCTTCCGACAATGATCCGCTGCCGATCATTTATCGCGGCGAGGGCGATCCCGCGATCCTGGATGCGCTCCTCGATGGCGACAAGGCGATCGATGTGCTCGGCTGCGACGAAACGGACAAGTGCCTGGGCCCGAGCAAGCGCACTATCCCCGCGCTGGGAGGAACAGCGCTCCGCCCGCGCGTTGCAGCTCTCATCCAGTCGATGAGTGATAAGGTTCGCACCAACGCGGCGCTGACGACGGAAGAGAAGAACCTTCTCGGTATCGCCAGCATCCCGCTGTACAAGGTTGTCGCCGTGCAAGCCGCATCCGGCTTCAATCTTTCACCGGGCGAACTCAATTCGCTTGCGGAAGTCACGGCGATCGATCTTCTCAATTCGATCGTCCAGCGAATGCTCGACCAGGTTGCCGCCGGCCAATCGAACAACAGCAATCAGGCAGACTCGGAGAACCTGAGGCAGTTCAATGAGCAACTCGCGCGTGTGCGGCAGCGGTTGTTCGAACGTGAAAGCACGGTGAACCAGCGCGTTACCCGCACGTTCGAAATCGTCGATCGCGCGATGATGATCGAAAGTACGCTGCAAACGCGCATGGCTCCCGGGATGGCGGCATCGCTCAACTTCTCACGCGCCTTGTCGGCGCAAGGTTTGCGGCCCTGA
- a CDS encoding nucleotidyltransferase domain-containing protein, translating to MDTLRTFSDEQSRLLVNLRQRYEAWVENERARAALPYDLRRKTVGEYEYLYQIHDRSGNGKSLGRMDAARETEFQAYREQKAELKERGALLSSSLAESAALYRALRLPLLSSDAGPILRECDRRDLLGSHLLVVGTNAIAAYMIEANGFMLLPDETEDFDLAWVAAAQEDSEQTVWQMLKTVDPTFTINSERDFQARNARAYEVELLVAPSRAGTLSDRDQPRPIPLAEQEWLLLGRPVDQVVGCRDGSPARIVAPDPRWFALHKLWMSEQAKRNPLKRPKDRKQGLALLDAVAEAMPHYPLDEAFEAAIPPDLQVIFENWQKNTTSGRKSKW from the coding sequence CCCGGCTTCTCGTCAACCTCCGGCAACGATATGAAGCTTGGGTCGAAAACGAGCGCGCCCGGGCTGCGCTGCCTTATGATTTGCGCCGCAAGACCGTCGGCGAATATGAATATCTCTATCAGATCCATGATCGTAGCGGAAACGGCAAGTCGCTCGGTCGCATGGACGCTGCGCGGGAAACCGAGTTCCAAGCTTATCGCGAACAAAAGGCCGAACTGAAAGAGCGCGGTGCATTACTGAGCTCCAGTCTTGCCGAAAGCGCCGCTCTGTACCGGGCTCTGCGTCTTCCCCTGCTTTCCAGCGATGCCGGTCCCATTCTTAGGGAATGCGACCGTCGCGATCTCCTTGGCTCGCACCTGCTCGTCGTCGGGACCAACGCGATCGCGGCCTATATGATTGAGGCCAATGGCTTCATGCTCCTGCCCGACGAAACCGAAGATTTCGATCTCGCATGGGTTGCCGCCGCGCAAGAAGATTCCGAACAAACTGTCTGGCAGATGCTGAAGACCGTCGATCCAACATTCACGATCAATAGCGAGCGTGATTTCCAAGCGCGGAATGCCCGTGCATATGAGGTCGAGTTGCTCGTAGCTCCGTCTCGTGCCGGAACACTGAGCGACCGCGATCAACCGCGGCCGATACCTTTGGCAGAGCAGGAGTGGCTGCTGCTTGGTCGACCTGTCGACCAAGTCGTCGGCTGCCGCGATGGGTCCCCTGCCCGGATCGTGGCGCCGGACCCTCGATGGTTTGCGCTCCACAAACTCTGGATGTCAGAGCAGGCCAAGCGCAATCCTCTTAAGCGTCCGAAGGACCGTAAGCAGGGGCTGGCGCTGCTCGACGCCGTCGCCGAGGCCATGCCACACTATCCGCTCGATGAGGCATTCGAAGCGGCGATTCCGCCCGATTTGCAGGTGATTTTCGAGAATTGGCAGAAAAATACCACATCTGGACGCAAGTCCAAATGGTGA
- a CDS encoding conjugal transfer protein TraF has product MNTAIRCVIALAGASHIVAGAPVHGKLSSDSGASQTSAEEPTTGATDEVPNQDFYCGARKLGTWFYCDKPKPRPSIKPAPAVASAAASERLAAISKQLDELKARAILEPSEQNVTAYIRFQREQLDRASTFSDVWQRTMWQNPELDYTLQRPVSTLAKRAWIDNRKAEQEAALRNLSRRYGIFYFYAQSCGACDIFAPILKSLATSSGFNVVAVSMDGGPNGVFPNYVVDVGQHAKMGLTSKATPALVLYDTVNRRPIPIGTGILSADEITERIFTLTSTKVGSDF; this is encoded by the coding sequence ATGAACACGGCGATCCGCTGCGTGATTGCGCTGGCCGGAGCATCTCATATCGTTGCCGGTGCACCCGTCCATGGAAAACTCAGCTCCGATTCAGGTGCGTCGCAGACCTCGGCCGAAGAGCCAACGACGGGTGCGACAGACGAGGTTCCCAATCAAGATTTCTACTGTGGCGCACGGAAACTCGGGACCTGGTTCTATTGTGACAAGCCGAAACCGCGGCCGAGTATTAAACCGGCGCCGGCAGTTGCTTCCGCGGCTGCCAGCGAACGACTGGCGGCGATCAGCAAGCAGCTAGACGAGCTGAAGGCACGAGCGATCCTCGAGCCCTCGGAGCAGAATGTTACCGCCTATATTCGTTTCCAGCGCGAACAGCTCGATCGGGCGTCGACATTCTCCGACGTTTGGCAGCGCACGATGTGGCAGAATCCCGAATTGGACTACACGCTGCAGCGCCCGGTATCGACGCTCGCGAAGCGCGCATGGATCGATAATCGCAAAGCCGAGCAGGAAGCAGCGCTTCGCAACCTCTCGCGCCGTTACGGGATTTTCTATTTCTACGCGCAGAGCTGCGGCGCGTGTGACATCTTCGCTCCGATCCTGAAATCGCTTGCGACAAGCAGCGGCTTCAATGTCGTCGCGGTGTCGATGGACGGCGGTCCGAACGGCGTGTTCCCCAATTATGTCGTCGACGTCGGTCAACACGCCAAGATGGGTCTGACCTCGAAGGCAACGCCGGCACTCGTGCTCTACGACACTGTGAATCGGCGCCCCATCCCGATCGGCACGGGCATATTGTCGGCCGACGAAATCACCGAACGCATTTTCACGCTCACGAGCACCAAAGTTGGGAGCGACTTCTGA